The following coding sequences are from one Paenibacillus stellifer window:
- a CDS encoding response regulator transcription factor has protein sequence MNILIADDERPIREGIGRTIAQLHPEYHVEVAASTEEAVRIMEELRIDIVLTDILMPGMNGLDFMRISKRKYPFAKWVVISAHSEFSYAQEAVRLGARDYLLKPIGKIRLHELIDSLAEEIRRESRLSLEGERLKTSLKYLREGVFRRLASGLDLGNLDIGPFVEDYKSFYLTMVRMEGENSLRLEHFIVENVLSELIEQHGCGVVVNFGQATLLGLISLKDGEGIRDFQENVRGQLGRVLKVPFQIIHSGLNTDFNAVPDVVKRLREAFDTQAFEPENVKRSSEKAIDAALQYIKEHYREELSLEKMASVVYLNAAYFSQLFKQKTGLGFKEYVTSLRLDQAKLLLLNTPLKLSEIAECVGYQDMRHFTQIFRRRFQLTPTEYRQKQSVPGRG, from the coding sequence ATGAATATATTGATTGCCGATGACGAACGCCCCATCCGGGAAGGAATTGGCCGCACGATTGCCCAGCTTCACCCGGAATACCATGTCGAGGTCGCCGCTTCAACGGAAGAGGCGGTGCGCATCATGGAAGAGCTGCGGATCGATATCGTGCTGACCGACATTTTGATGCCGGGCATGAACGGACTGGACTTTATGCGAATTTCCAAACGCAAATACCCGTTTGCCAAATGGGTAGTCATCTCGGCCCACAGCGAATTCTCCTACGCCCAGGAGGCGGTGCGGCTCGGCGCCCGGGACTACCTATTGAAGCCGATCGGCAAAATCCGGCTGCATGAGCTGATCGACAGTCTCGCCGAAGAGATCCGCCGGGAGAGCCGGCTCTCGCTGGAGGGCGAGCGGCTGAAGACGAGCCTGAAATATTTGCGGGAAGGCGTGTTCCGGAGGCTGGCGTCAGGCCTCGACCTCGGGAATCTGGATATCGGCCCTTTTGTTGAAGACTATAAGAGCTTCTATTTGACGATGGTGCGGATGGAGGGCGAGAACAGCCTGCGCCTGGAGCATTTTATCGTGGAGAATGTGTTGTCCGAGCTGATCGAACAGCACGGCTGCGGCGTGGTCGTCAACTTCGGCCAGGCAACGCTGCTTGGCCTGATCAGCCTGAAGGACGGGGAAGGGATCAGGGACTTCCAGGAGAATGTCAGAGGCCAGCTCGGACGGGTGCTCAAGGTTCCGTTCCAGATTATCCACTCCGGGCTGAACACGGATTTTAATGCGGTTCCGGACGTCGTGAAACGGCTGCGGGAGGCGTTCGACACCCAGGCCTTTGAGCCGGAGAACGTCAAGCGAAGCAGCGAGAAGGCTATAGATGCGGCATTGCAGTACATCAAGGAGCATTACCGCGAAGAACTCTCCCTGGAGAAAATGGCGTCCGTCGTCTATCTCAACGCGGCCTATTTCAGCCAGCTGTTCAAGCAGAAGACGGGACTCGGCTTCAAGGAATACGTCACCTCGCTGCGGCTGGACCAGGCGAAGCTGCTGCTGCTGAACACCCCGCTCAAGCTGAGCGAGATCGCCGAATGTGTCGGCTATCAGGACATGCGGCATTTCACCCAGATCTTCCGCAGAAGATTTCAGCTGACGCCGACCGAATACCGGCAGAAGCAGAGCGTCCCTGGACGGGGTTAG
- a CDS encoding cache domain-containing sensor histidine kinase has product MSGLLLVVSLLYYNRTTVQLHEKISDLSQKNAAQTAGLFGLLYQGYDSLSKSLSNNFDMIRLLNEETTEPAVAYINERTITNILGAIFYSRDDLVGIHVLTDKGKVYNYGNYFNVLDPNYRSESWYHQVQASSGKMVWLGVYKQSLIDREEKSPVFAFGRQIYDLNEHKPIGIVLFEMNPQPVLNALDNLKLGQHSQVYLMSKSGSIISSSEGADQELKDLDFLDDGQDVVVRQNSDRLLAASRLPFSDLWVVSVTPDRDLNVELMQMQRYILIVFTILIIVSTLIASMVSRTISSPLKKLIREMKQVEIGNFRGTLSVASYQEINILVASFNRMVWRIEELIERVKISSVSEKNAELHALQSQVNPHFLYNTLDMIYWMLDEKGNDQLGELVLSLSSMFRYSSQWDGGTPVTLREELEQIGHYLNIISIRLEGRLQVVTDIDERWLDVLLPKMSVQPIIENAVKYGLEPLDRQGLLRVYTREDGDALRIVVEDNGAGLSQEAMERLRSSLEEESPKESGKGGIGLQNLHSRLRHMFGEGYGLHIESYPGEGTRVAIVVPRPRKGEADS; this is encoded by the coding sequence ATGTCGGGACTTCTGCTGGTGGTCAGCCTGCTGTACTACAACCGGACAACGGTTCAGCTGCATGAGAAGATCAGCGACCTGTCGCAGAAGAATGCGGCGCAGACGGCCGGCCTGTTCGGCTTGCTGTATCAGGGCTATGACAGCCTCTCCAAGTCGCTCAGCAACAATTTCGACATGATCCGGCTGCTTAACGAGGAGACGACGGAGCCGGCGGTCGCATACATTAACGAACGAACGATCACGAATATACTCGGCGCCATTTTTTATTCGCGGGATGATCTGGTCGGCATCCATGTTCTTACTGATAAAGGCAAGGTGTATAATTACGGCAACTATTTCAATGTGCTGGACCCGAATTACCGCAGCGAAAGCTGGTATCATCAGGTACAGGCTTCCTCGGGCAAAATGGTCTGGCTCGGCGTGTACAAACAATCCCTCATCGACCGGGAGGAGAAGAGTCCGGTGTTCGCCTTCGGGCGGCAGATCTATGATCTGAACGAGCATAAGCCGATCGGCATTGTGCTGTTCGAGATGAATCCCCAGCCTGTGCTGAACGCCCTGGATAATCTGAAGCTGGGGCAGCACAGCCAGGTCTATCTGATGTCGAAGTCGGGCAGCATCATCTCCTCTTCAGAGGGGGCGGATCAGGAGCTTAAGGATCTTGATTTTCTGGACGATGGCCAGGATGTGGTGGTAAGGCAGAACTCGGACCGGCTGCTCGCCGCCTCGAGACTGCCCTTCTCCGATTTATGGGTTGTCAGCGTCACGCCGGACCGGGATCTCAACGTGGAGCTTATGCAGATGCAGCGTTATATTCTCATCGTCTTCACCATTTTGATTATTGTGTCCACGCTGATCGCCTCCATGGTCTCCCGGACCATATCGTCGCCGCTCAAGAAGCTGATCCGCGAAATGAAGCAGGTGGAGATCGGGAATTTTCGGGGCACGTTGAGCGTAGCCTCTTACCAGGAGATCAACATTCTGGTCGCGTCCTTCAACCGGATGGTCTGGCGGATTGAGGAGCTTATTGAACGGGTCAAAATCTCCTCCGTCAGCGAGAAGAACGCCGAGCTTCATGCCCTGCAGTCGCAGGTCAACCCGCATTTTCTCTATAACACACTGGATATGATCTATTGGATGCTTGATGAAAAAGGCAATGACCAGCTGGGCGAGCTCGTACTCTCCCTGTCGTCCATGTTCCGCTACAGCAGCCAGTGGGATGGCGGCACACCCGTTACGCTGCGGGAGGAGCTGGAGCAGATCGGCCATTACCTCAACATTATCTCGATCCGGCTGGAAGGAAGGCTTCAGGTCGTGACGGACATCGACGAGCGGTGGCTCGACGTTCTTCTGCCGAAGATGTCCGTTCAGCCGATTATCGAGAATGCGGTGAAGTACGGCCTGGAGCCGCTGGACCGTCAGGGCCTGCTCCGGGTGTACACCCGGGAGGATGGCGATGCGCTCCGGATTGTCGTGGAGGACAATGGCGCAGGCTTGTCGCAGGAAGCGATGGAGCGTCTGCGAAGCTCGCTGGAGGAGGAGAGTCCGAAGGAATCCGGCAAGGGCGGAATCGGGCTGCAGAATTTGCACAGCCGGCTGCGGCATATGTTCGGCGAAGGCTATGGTCTGCATATCGAGAGCTATCCCGGGGAGGGAACGCGGGTTGCCATCGTCGTGCCGCGTCCGCGGAAAGGAGAAGCCGACTCATGA
- a CDS encoding MarR family winged helix-turn-helix transcriptional regulator, which produces MQEPDWERLEEADWLFRKMVRRFVKERDRISVEGIALPGMMILHKIIREGEQRLSDLAEQLDLTSGAITALCDKLDAAGFTVRRRKEGDRRTVLLGITDKGREMFERHRDVGSACITLLFEGFGAEELNSQARAFEKVIINLDGFSEAVMEIAKRNAEPLTPGGGTEQKPKSVTTQSRYLTY; this is translated from the coding sequence ATGCAGGAACCGGATTGGGAAAGGCTGGAGGAGGCAGACTGGCTGTTCCGAAAGATGGTCAGAAGGTTCGTGAAGGAGAGAGACCGGATCAGCGTCGAAGGGATCGCGCTGCCCGGCATGATGATTCTGCACAAGATCATCCGGGAAGGCGAGCAGCGGCTCAGCGATTTGGCCGAGCAGCTTGATTTGACCTCGGGCGCCATCACCGCGCTCTGTGACAAGCTCGATGCAGCGGGATTTACGGTCCGCAGGAGGAAGGAAGGCGACCGGCGCACCGTGCTTCTCGGGATTACGGACAAGGGCCGGGAGATGTTCGAGCGTCACCGGGATGTGGGATCGGCGTGTATTACGCTTCTGTTCGAGGGATTCGGGGCCGAAGAGCTCAACTCTCAGGCAAGAGCGTTCGAGAAAGTAATCATCAATCTGGATGGCTTCTCCGAAGCGGTCATGGAGATTGCGAAGCGGAATGCCGAGCCGTTAACACCCGGAGGAGGGACCGAACAGAAGCCGAAGTCAGTAACGACACAAAGCCGGTATTTGACGTATTAA
- a CDS encoding AI-2E family transporter, with product MELLKRYFSDLTVRRFGVLLLVCLLLYGIRDMLNLVLLTFLIAYIMNSFQVLLSKRISRYMRVNSKVIIIILYLAMITTLVLALVHYLPKVFDQVRQLTNFLISLTPENIPQNDIAQYLFTTVKDLNYEKYLQGGFTYITTIGNWGTTFVLSIILSFVFILEKNRIVSFTSRMKNSKIAWFYNELEYFGQKFILSFGKVIEAQILIALFNTAFTVVGLTVLGFPYLFALGVMIFLLSLIPVAGFIISLVPLCIIGYNIGGLMMVVYVLIMIAVLHFIEGYFLNPKLMSSKMNLPMFYTFIVLLFSEHYLGVWGLILGIPIFVFVLDILDIKRSKETN from the coding sequence ATGGAATTGCTTAAGCGTTATTTTTCGGACTTGACCGTCCGCAGATTCGGGGTTTTACTGCTGGTATGCTTGCTGTTGTATGGAATTCGGGATATGCTCAATCTGGTGCTGCTGACTTTTCTGATCGCCTATATCATGAACAGCTTCCAGGTGCTGCTGAGCAAGCGGATTAGCCGCTATATGCGTGTGAACAGCAAGGTGATCATTATCATCCTCTACTTGGCCATGATTACCACACTTGTGCTGGCGCTGGTTCATTATCTGCCCAAGGTATTCGATCAGGTTAGGCAGCTGACCAATTTCCTCATCTCGTTAACTCCGGAGAACATTCCGCAGAATGATATCGCTCAATATTTGTTCACCACGGTGAAAGATCTCAATTATGAGAAGTACCTGCAGGGCGGGTTCACTTATATTACAACGATCGGCAACTGGGGTACGACGTTCGTGCTCTCGATTATTCTGAGTTTTGTCTTCATTCTGGAAAAAAACCGGATCGTGTCCTTCACCTCCCGGATGAAGAACAGCAAAATCGCGTGGTTCTACAACGAGCTGGAATACTTCGGGCAGAAGTTCATTCTGTCCTTCGGCAAAGTAATCGAGGCGCAGATTCTGATCGCATTGTTCAATACGGCCTTCACCGTGGTCGGGCTGACCGTGCTCGGCTTTCCGTATTTGTTCGCGCTGGGCGTCATGATCTTCCTGCTCAGCCTGATCCCGGTAGCGGGATTTATCATCTCGCTTGTTCCGCTGTGCATCATCGGCTACAACATCGGCGGCCTGATGATGGTGGTGTATGTGCTGATCATGATCGCCGTGCTGCACTTTATCGAAGGCTACTTCCTGAATCCGAAGCTGATGTCCTCCAAAATGAATCTGCCGATGTTCTACACCTTCATCGTGCTGCTGTTCTCCGAGCACTATCTGGGTGTGTGGGGCTTGATTCTCGGCATTCCGATCTTCGTGTTCGTGCTCGATATTCTGGACATCAAGCGGTCGAAGGAAACGAATTAA
- a CDS encoding extracellular solute-binding protein, with protein MATGKRFKTLSIALTAAMALSLTACGNSNNNEGNTSSSSASPSSGSTSGGDSGKKVTITFQNIYPDPTTPNYKMVRQLVSQYEKEHPNIHIELDTLNTDQQKVKLKTQAASKEIPDITMVNPAAQMKPFVDAGLLAPLNDVIDKGGLKDTYQAGLLDYYSFNGNVYALPDGNNIEVVFYNKDLFQQAGISAPPTTFDEFLQDVKTLKSKGITPLAIGEKDSWTGSFLFMNILLRTNGGPGFLKDVVDGKKTFNDPAFVEAVDRFQDLVQAGAFPDGATSIDANAGGNIFKSGKAAMWIIGTWETGAIDASSVAGKVGAFQFPTVDGKGDPNEFMLAPGSAFAISANSEHLQETKDFLNYFTLNLPKTQFDLKNAVGIGQKVDGDLKAAGYSDLAITVAGLFNQVKGGDLSFDNTMNPATSQVHLSSIQNLFVQKVDSAQVAKEHQSAYESNK; from the coding sequence ATGGCTACAGGAAAGCGATTCAAAACGCTGTCCATCGCATTAACCGCCGCCATGGCGCTCAGCCTGACAGCATGTGGAAATTCAAATAACAACGAGGGGAATACGTCATCATCCAGCGCCAGCCCAAGCTCGGGCAGCACTAGCGGAGGAGATAGCGGCAAGAAGGTTACGATTACTTTTCAGAACATCTACCCTGACCCGACGACACCCAATTACAAGATGGTGCGCCAGCTGGTCAGCCAGTACGAGAAGGAGCACCCCAATATCCACATTGAACTGGATACGCTGAACACTGACCAGCAGAAGGTGAAGCTGAAGACCCAGGCAGCGTCCAAGGAAATTCCCGATATTACGATGGTGAACCCCGCTGCGCAGATGAAGCCATTCGTCGATGCCGGTCTGCTCGCTCCGCTGAACGATGTGATCGACAAGGGCGGGCTGAAGGATACCTATCAGGCCGGATTGCTCGACTACTACAGCTTCAACGGCAATGTGTATGCGCTGCCGGACGGGAACAATATCGAGGTTGTCTTCTACAACAAGGACCTGTTCCAGCAGGCCGGCATCTCCGCACCGCCGACGACGTTCGACGAATTCCTGCAAGATGTGAAGACTCTGAAATCCAAAGGCATTACGCCGCTGGCCATTGGAGAGAAGGATTCCTGGACCGGTTCGTTCCTCTTCATGAATATTCTGCTTCGCACGAACGGCGGCCCCGGCTTCCTGAAGGACGTTGTTGACGGCAAGAAGACCTTCAATGACCCCGCCTTTGTTGAAGCGGTCGACCGCTTCCAGGATCTTGTTCAGGCCGGCGCGTTCCCGGACGGCGCGACATCGATTGACGCCAATGCAGGCGGCAACATCTTCAAATCAGGCAAGGCGGCCATGTGGATTATCGGCACCTGGGAGACGGGCGCTATCGACGCTTCCTCTGTTGCCGGCAAGGTTGGAGCGTTCCAGTTCCCGACCGTTGACGGCAAGGGTGATCCGAACGAGTTCATGCTGGCCCCGGGCAGCGCGTTCGCGATTTCGGCGAACAGCGAGCATCTGCAGGAGACGAAGGACTTCCTGAACTATTTCACGCTGAACCTGCCGAAGACGCAGTTCGATCTGAAGAATGCGGTCGGCATCGGTCAGAAGGTTGACGGCGACCTGAAGGCTGCCGGTTATTCCGATCTGGCTATCACCGTTGCAGGTCTGTTCAACCAGGTCAAAGGCGGGGACCTCTCCTTCGACAATACGATGAACCCGGCAACCTCGCAGGTGCATCTCAGCAGCATCCAGAATCTGTTCGTGCAAAAAGTGGATTCCGCCCAGGTCGCCAAGGAGCATCAATCTGCATACGAATCCAATAAATAG
- a CDS encoding carbohydrate ABC transporter permease: MIEVKNKPVRRLSRERDVRYPVQSEPKYKSRTKGRARIKKGLVYVLFAVPVVTQLYPLVWLLFYSLKTNEEIMDGSFFSLPKVWQWHNYKEAFESGNYLKYLSNSVLVTGITMICVIVLSSMVAYAITRFRWRYGTAVMTIFLMGMMIPMQATLLPLMIIFKHLHILNTHLSLILPYIAFSTPISVFILSGFMKGIPHEIEESAFIDGASVYRIFRSIIMPVSVPPMMTVCILTFISIWNEYILAATFISSERLKTLPFGIYTFVSQYSVNYGDIGAFLIMGALPVILIYFFLSNQITKGMVAGAVKG, translated from the coding sequence ATGATCGAAGTCAAGAATAAACCGGTTCGCCGTCTCTCCCGGGAGAGAGACGTCCGTTATCCGGTACAGTCCGAGCCGAAGTACAAGAGCCGGACTAAAGGGCGGGCCAGAATCAAGAAAGGGCTCGTGTATGTGCTGTTCGCCGTTCCTGTCGTTACCCAGCTGTATCCGCTGGTCTGGCTGCTGTTCTACTCGCTCAAGACGAATGAAGAAATTATGGACGGAAGCTTCTTCTCGCTGCCGAAGGTATGGCAGTGGCATAACTACAAGGAGGCGTTCGAGTCCGGGAATTACCTCAAGTATTTATCGAACAGCGTGCTCGTCACGGGAATTACGATGATCTGCGTCATCGTGCTGAGCTCGATGGTCGCCTATGCGATCACCCGCTTCCGGTGGCGTTACGGCACAGCAGTCATGACCATCTTCCTGATGGGGATGATGATCCCGATGCAGGCTACGCTGCTGCCGCTGATGATTATTTTCAAGCATCTGCATATCCTGAACACTCATCTGTCCCTGATTCTGCCCTACATTGCGTTCTCGACGCCGATCTCCGTGTTCATCCTGAGCGGATTCATGAAGGGCATTCCCCATGAGATTGAGGAATCGGCTTTTATCGATGGAGCCAGCGTTTACCGGATTTTCCGTAGCATCATCATGCCGGTGTCGGTCCCGCCGATGATGACGGTCTGCATCCTGACCTTCATTTCGATCTGGAACGAATACATCCTGGCGGCGACCTTCATCTCATCCGAGCGGCTCAAGACGCTGCCCTTCGGGATTTACACATTCGTCAGCCAGTATTCGGTGAATTACGGAGATATCGGGGCCTTCTTGATCATGGGCGCACTGCCGGTTATCCTGATCTACTTCTTCCTCTCGAACCAGATCACCAAAGGCATGGTGGCAGGAGCGGTGAAGGGCTAA
- a CDS encoding MFS transporter encodes MYVFQLLTVFIGFLIFGFSENVKGPAIPRIQLDMGLDELRIGTLLSLNSLGYLLACSFTAYLIRRIGIKAVCLLSFGSMAVSGVFIYLSHSYPSLSASFFFMYIGNGMLEIGLAVLGARIFVRNTGTMMNLSHFFYGLSSTVAPMIASGLMTLHVGGHLLDWRDVYLIILLLAVLPMIPAILGRFPDESGNSEADRVPLKTLSKDPVIWMLVLILSFGVVSELAVGGWLVNFLEKAYGWDGSSAAGMLSAFFLCFTFARLFLGPVTDKVGFTLSLMIFSAVSGILTFAAIAAGEPGAFLFAAAGAGIAPVYPTVMALIARRYRQDSDAAITFIVTLMGVASVIGNYAIGAIISGIRRAVTAVSGAEDGLLRGLQAGYGFIGLCALLCCLSALPLYCYLKKHGELL; translated from the coding sequence ATGTATGTCTTTCAACTCCTTACCGTCTTTATTGGCTTCCTCATCTTTGGCTTCTCCGAGAATGTCAAAGGCCCCGCCATTCCGCGCATCCAGCTCGATATGGGCCTTGACGAACTGCGCATTGGCACGCTGCTGTCGCTGAACTCTCTCGGCTATTTGCTGGCCTGCAGCTTCACGGCTTATCTGATCCGGCGGATCGGCATCAAGGCCGTCTGCCTGCTGTCCTTCGGGTCCATGGCGGTGTCGGGCGTGTTCATCTATCTCTCCCACAGCTATCCTTCGCTGTCGGCTTCCTTCTTCTTCATGTATATCGGCAACGGGATGCTGGAAATCGGGCTGGCGGTGCTGGGCGCGCGGATATTCGTCCGCAACACGGGGACGATGATGAATCTGTCGCATTTCTTCTACGGCCTAAGCTCGACCGTCGCGCCCATGATCGCTTCCGGTCTGATGACCCTGCATGTCGGCGGACATCTTCTGGACTGGCGCGATGTCTACCTGATCATTCTGCTGCTCGCGGTTCTGCCGATGATCCCGGCCATCCTTGGCCGCTTCCCGGATGAAAGCGGGAATTCGGAGGCGGACCGAGTCCCGCTGAAGACGCTCTCGAAGGACCCGGTCATCTGGATGCTGGTGCTCATTCTCTCCTTCGGGGTCGTCTCGGAACTTGCGGTCGGCGGCTGGCTGGTCAACTTTCTGGAGAAGGCCTACGGCTGGGACGGCTCCTCTGCAGCAGGCATGCTGTCCGCCTTCTTTCTCTGCTTCACCTTCGCCCGGCTCTTCCTCGGTCCCGTCACCGATAAAGTCGGCTTCACGCTGTCGCTCATGATCTTCTCGGCGGTGTCGGGCATTCTGACCTTCGCGGCCATTGCAGCTGGTGAGCCGGGCGCGTTCCTGTTCGCCGCGGCCGGCGCCGGCATCGCGCCGGTCTATCCCACCGTGATGGCGCTGATCGCCCGGCGTTACAGGCAGGACAGCGACGCGGCCATCACCTTCATCGTCACGCTTATGGGCGTAGCGAGCGTGATCGGCAACTACGCTATCGGCGCGATCATCAGCGGTATCCGGCGCGCCGTCACCGCCGTCAGCGGGGCCGAGGACGGGCTGCTGCGCGGGCTTCAGGCCGGCTACGGATTTATCGGCCTGTGCGCGCTGCTCTGCTGCCTGTCGGCGCTGCCGCTGTACTGCTACTTGAAGAAGCATGGCGAGCTCTTGTAA
- a CDS encoding aryl-sulfate sulfotransferase — MGFPTVYPTGATLYNPDKAWSGYTIYQAGDEGVVLIDMNGREVRLWKGLIGFPAKALPGGYVLGSTGRRDPKFGIQDNVDLVQVDWDGNIVWKYNGYEHIEDPGYEPLWYARQHHDYQREGNPVGYYAPGLEPNVTGGKTLVLAHKNVHQPEISDKELLDDVILEVDWDGSILWEWKASDHFEELGFDQAARNVLFRDPNTRSFGHLGGGIGDWLHINSASYVGPNRLYDEGDERFHPDNIIWDAREANIIAITDRRTGSIVWRLGPDYSLPEVKHIGWIIGQHHAHIIPKGLPGEGNLLVFDNGGWGGYGLPNPASPFGQKNAIRDHSRVLEIDPATLEVVWQYTGAEAGFSVPTDSYKFYSPYISSAQRLPNGNTLITEGSNGRLFEVTEEYEVVWEYISPYTDKRNTNMVYRSYRLPYEWVPQLAKPEEKAIEPIDASQFRVPGAAAKGSDSVVSVATTLPFVEGAACVATSDEGRRRA; from the coding sequence ATGGGATTTCCTACTGTATATCCGACAGGGGCGACACTATATAATCCGGACAAAGCATGGAGCGGCTATACCATCTATCAGGCAGGAGATGAGGGAGTTGTTCTGATCGACATGAACGGCCGCGAGGTTCGTCTGTGGAAGGGGCTGATCGGCTTCCCTGCCAAGGCGCTTCCGGGCGGGTATGTGCTGGGCAGCACAGGGCGCAGAGATCCGAAGTTCGGCATCCAGGATAATGTCGATCTCGTTCAGGTGGACTGGGACGGCAACATCGTCTGGAAATACAATGGCTACGAGCATATCGAAGATCCCGGCTATGAGCCGCTGTGGTATGCGCGCCAGCATCACGACTATCAGCGTGAAGGCAATCCGGTCGGCTACTATGCACCGGGCCTTGAACCGAATGTGACCGGCGGCAAAACGCTGGTGCTTGCCCACAAGAATGTTCATCAGCCGGAAATCTCGGACAAAGAGCTGCTGGATGACGTCATTCTTGAAGTGGATTGGGACGGCAGCATTCTGTGGGAGTGGAAGGCCAGCGACCATTTCGAGGAGCTGGGCTTCGACCAGGCGGCCCGGAATGTGCTGTTCCGCGATCCCAACACGCGGTCCTTCGGGCATCTGGGCGGCGGCATCGGAGACTGGCTGCATATCAACTCGGCTTCGTATGTCGGGCCCAACCGGCTGTATGACGAGGGCGACGAGCGGTTCCATCCGGACAACATCATCTGGGACGCCCGCGAAGCCAACATCATCGCGATTACGGACCGGAGAACCGGCAGCATCGTCTGGCGGCTCGGACCGGATTACTCGCTGCCGGAAGTGAAGCATATCGGCTGGATCATCGGCCAGCATCATGCCCATATCATTCCGAAGGGTCTGCCGGGCGAAGGCAATCTGCTCGTATTCGACAACGGCGGCTGGGGTGGTTATGGTCTGCCGAATCCCGCTTCGCCATTTGGGCAGAAGAATGCGATCCGCGACCATTCCCGGGTTCTGGAGATCGACCCTGCAACGCTGGAAGTCGTGTGGCAATATACCGGAGCCGAGGCCGGCTTCTCGGTGCCGACCGACTCCTATAAGTTCTACAGCCCGTACATCAGCTCGGCGCAGCGTTTGCCGAACGGCAATACGCTGATTACCGAGGGCTCGAACGGCCGTCTCTTCGAAGTGACGGAGGAATATGAAGTTGTCTGGGAATACATCTCTCCTTATACGGATAAAAGAAACACCAATATGGTCTACCGCTCGTATCGTCTCCCCTATGAGTGGGTGCCGCAACTGGCGAAGCCTGAGGAGAAGGCCATTGAGCCGATTGATGCCTCTCAGTTCCGAGTTCCGGGCGCGGCCGCCAAAGGCAGCGATTCCGTCGTCAGCGTCGCCACTACGCTGCCCTTCGTGGAGGGCGCGGCCTGCGTCGCGACTTCAGACGAAGGCCGCCGCCGGGCGTGA
- a CDS encoding carbohydrate ABC transporter permease encodes MKVLKVPARTIAVFVLPCLVLYVCLVFMPIAVSFYTGLLQWDGITGAKFVGLANFKTMFTSDPIFWPAVRHTLLYAVASMLEIPLCLWMAIMLSRHVKKGNTLVSIYFTPVILSIVIIGQLWKTIYNPVSAGGMLNGVLVALGLDSWTHNWLTEPKIAMFALYFVSLWQYFGYHLLIQYTGVQNIPDEIYEAAKIDGADGFKADLHITLPLIVPIFKVSLVLAFIGSLQAFELVMVMTGGGPAHATDVISTHMYNSSFLSLKYGYGSAIAAFLVILCLICTVIINTVMGKLERKFS; translated from the coding sequence ATGAAAGTACTGAAGGTGCCTGCACGGACGATTGCCGTCTTCGTGCTGCCTTGTCTAGTGCTGTATGTATGTCTTGTATTTATGCCGATTGCTGTATCGTTCTATACCGGTCTCCTTCAGTGGGATGGCATTACCGGCGCGAAATTTGTGGGACTAGCCAATTTCAAGACGATGTTCACTAGCGACCCCATCTTCTGGCCGGCGGTCCGGCATACGCTGCTGTACGCCGTGGCGTCCATGCTGGAAATCCCGCTCTGTCTGTGGATGGCCATTATGCTGAGCCGTCATGTGAAGAAGGGCAATACGCTCGTTTCGATTTATTTTACACCCGTCATCCTGTCGATCGTGATCATCGGCCAGCTGTGGAAGACGATCTATAATCCGGTCTCGGCGGGCGGCATGCTGAATGGCGTGCTGGTGGCTCTCGGACTGGACAGCTGGACGCATAACTGGCTTACCGAACCGAAGATTGCCATGTTCGCCCTGTATTTCGTATCACTCTGGCAGTACTTCGGCTATCATCTGCTGATTCAATACACCGGTGTTCAGAACATTCCCGACGAAATCTACGAAGCGGCCAAAATCGATGGCGCGGACGGCTTCAAGGCCGACCTTCACATTACGCTGCCGCTAATCGTGCCCATATTCAAGGTATCGCTGGTGCTGGCGTTCATCGGCTCGCTCCAGGCTTTCGAACTGGTCATGGTCATGACCGGCGGAGGACCTGCCCACGCCACGGACGTTATCTCTACGCATATGTATAACAGCTCGTTCCTGTCGCTCAAATACGGATACGGAAGCGCCATCGCCGCCTTCCTGGTCATCCTCTGCCTGATCTGTACCGTCATCATCAATACGGTTATGGGCAAGCTTGAACGAAAATTCAGCTAG